One genomic window of Candidatus Poribacteria bacterium includes the following:
- a CDS encoding CDP-alcohol phosphatidyltransferase family protein translates to MEYQVKLRYYFSFVVDPVARALLKVGLTPNILTLFGLCVNLIAGAFLGFSYLTTGGLLILAAGSFDMLDGSAARQSNRKKASGALLDSVIDRYSEAAIFLGLSIHFYLSHNIIGLSMTFAAMAGSFFVSYVRARAEGLDLECKVGLMQRTERLVLLSAGLISQGAFSYFGVLSNEVLITIVVSLLAALAHMTALHRLIFSFKALDRASRA, encoded by the coding sequence ATGGAGTATCAAGTTAAGCTCCGGTATTACTTCAGCTTCGTGGTCGATCCGGTGGCCCGAGCGCTTTTAAAGGTCGGGCTGACACCTAATATATTGACGTTGTTCGGCCTGTGCGTGAATCTCATCGCAGGAGCCTTTCTTGGCTTTTCCTATCTAACCACAGGCGGGCTTCTCATACTGGCTGCCGGTAGCTTCGATATGCTGGACGGTTCCGCGGCGCGACAGAGCAATAGAAAAAAAGCATCGGGGGCTCTGCTGGATTCCGTCATAGATAGATACTCCGAGGCCGCTATATTTCTCGGCCTGTCGATCCATTTCTACCTGAGCCATAATATCATAGGTCTCAGCATGACCTTCGCAGCTATGGCTGGTTCCTTCTTCGTCAGTTATGTCCGAGCACGTGCCGAGGGGTTGGATCTGGAATGCAAGGTTGGGCTGATGCAGAGAACCGAAAGGCTGGTGTTGCTCTCGGCCGGGCTGATATCACAGGGAGCTTTCTCATATTTCGGCGTTCTATCGAACGAGGTGCTCATAACCATCGTCGTTTCGCTGCTTGCGGCTTTGGCCCATATGACCGCCTTACACCGCCTCATCTTCTCCTTCAAAGCGCTCGATCGGGCCAGTAGAGCCTGA
- a CDS encoding DUF4438 domain-containing protein: MIHTNADKLIRISVCGEIDHPSATPYRISSEGIPMVLPGVGGITYNLRIGDPAVGWMADHVEPGVSIKNSDGKANDGLNTLACIGNEAIVVSGEAKGAKGVVVGKHGGIEHVLVDFPPDVLDKLMIGDKILVKAYGVGLKLIDFPDVKVMNLDPSLLTFLEAAGLTVDENGDLVVPVTHRIPSCIMGSGLGSNTAHRGDYDIQLFDESIVKEYGLEDLRLGDLVVIIDADNSFGPIYKRGAVTIGIVVHSDCVTAGHGPGVTRLMTSSTGRIKPKIDPRANIAYILKLR, encoded by the coding sequence ATGATCCATACGAATGCCGATAAGCTGATCAGGATCTCCGTCTGTGGCGAGATAGACCATCCCAGCGCCACACCATATCGTATATCCTCCGAAGGGATACCGATGGTGCTCCCCGGCGTCGGGGGGATAACCTATAACCTCAGAATCGGTGATCCGGCTGTGGGATGGATGGCGGATCACGTCGAACCGGGAGTTAGCATCAAAAATTCCGATGGCAAGGCTAACGATGGACTCAACACGCTGGCATGTATCGGCAACGAGGCCATCGTCGTGAGCGGCGAGGCAAAAGGGGCAAAGGGGGTGGTTGTCGGGAAACACGGGGGGATAGAACACGTGCTGGTGGATTTCCCGCCCGATGTGCTCGATAAGCTCATGATCGGAGATAAAATCCTCGTAAAAGCCTATGGCGTCGGATTGAAGCTGATCGATTTCCCGGACGTGAAGGTGATGAACTTGGATCCCTCCCTCTTGACTTTCCTGGAGGCCGCCGGATTGACGGTGGATGAAAACGGAGATCTAGTTGTGCCGGTAACGCATCGGATCCCATCCTGTATAATGGGCTCAGGACTAGGTTCCAATACCGCTCATAGGGGAGATTACGATATCCAGCTCTTCGATGAGTCGATCGTAAAGGAGTATGGTCTTGAGGATCTTAGGCTCGGAGACCTTGTGGTGATAATCGATGCCGATAACTCCTTCGGTCCTATCTATAAACGAGGAGCGGTGACGATAGGGATCGTCGTGCATAGCGATTGCGTCACAGCCGGGCACGGACCAGGCGTGACGAGATTGATGACCTCCTCAACGGGGAGGATAAAGCCGAAGATAGATCCGAGGGCGAATATCGCTTACATCTTGAAGCTCAGATGA
- a CDS encoding sigma-54-dependent Fis family transcriptional regulator, translating to MIMSKILIVDDDQGVRATLRAILKHNGHEVEEVASGDEAIACMRRASYDLVITDLGLGGSGSGYEVLREARKRPFPPEVIVISAYGTVDDTVRAIKAGAFDFISEPFQGNDVLRKVEAALIGRSSIAWSGGGYELNGLIGRTPAMKEVFDLITQVCKTDCTVLILGESGTGKELVARAIHKNSRRRHMPLITVNCGAIPENLQESELFGHVRGAFTGADRDKIGILQEANGGTVFLDEIGEMSLSTQVKLLRFLQYGEVRRIGENRPVHVDVRLIAATNVDLEEAVENKNFRKDLYYRLNVVAIYLPPLRDRREDIPLLADHFLKRFSQKMEKAINGISPDAMAALMNYDWPGNVRELENAIERAVVLTRSDFIELEDLPPKIRYGSADPYRSPLSRKGNTFRIKDDLTLKEVERAYIVHKLKRCKTYEEAARELGIGRTTLWRKIKRYGITLDEVM from the coding sequence TTGATCATGTCGAAGATATTGATCGTAGATGATGATCAGGGTGTGAGGGCAACTCTGAGAGCCATCCTCAAACATAACGGACATGAGGTGGAGGAGGTAGCCTCAGGCGATGAAGCGATCGCCTGCATGAGAAGGGCAAGTTACGATTTGGTCATAACCGATCTGGGATTGGGAGGGAGCGGATCGGGATATGAGGTTTTAAGGGAAGCTAGGAAGAGACCGTTCCCGCCGGAGGTCATAGTCATATCCGCCTATGGAACGGTGGATGACACCGTTAGAGCTATTAAGGCCGGAGCCTTTGATTTTATCAGCGAGCCTTTCCAGGGGAACGACGTGCTGAGAAAGGTGGAGGCCGCTCTCATCGGAAGAAGTTCGATCGCCTGGAGCGGGGGCGGATATGAGCTTAACGGCCTGATAGGTCGAACTCCCGCTATGAAAGAGGTTTTCGACCTCATCACACAGGTGTGCAAAACCGACTGTACCGTTCTGATACTGGGTGAAAGCGGCACGGGAAAGGAACTGGTTGCGAGGGCTATCCATAAAAACAGCAGGAGACGCCATATGCCGCTTATAACTGTCAACTGTGGGGCGATACCTGAAAACCTGCAGGAAAGCGAGCTCTTCGGTCACGTCAGGGGAGCTTTCACGGGAGCTGACAGGGATAAGATAGGGATCTTGCAGGAGGCGAACGGGGGTACCGTCTTCCTGGATGAGATCGGGGAGATGTCGCTGAGCACACAGGTTAAGCTTCTCAGGTTCCTCCAATACGGCGAGGTCAGAAGAATAGGTGAGAATAGACCCGTCCACGTTGATGTCCGCCTGATAGCTGCCACGAACGTCGATCTGGAAGAGGCAGTTGAAAATAAAAATTTCAGGAAGGATCTCTATTACAGGTTAAACGTTGTGGCAATCTACCTGCCGCCGCTTCGGGATCGCAGGGAAGATATACCGCTGTTGGCGGACCATTTCCTGAAAAGGTTCTCACAGAAGATGGAAAAGGCGATCAATGGTATCTCGCCCGACGCAATGGCGGCTCTGATGAATTACGATTGGCCGGGCAACGTCAGGGAACTTGAGAACGCCATAGAACGTGCTGTCGTGCTGACCAGATCCGACTTTATAGAGTTGGAGGACCTGCCGCCTAAAATCAGATATGGGTCGGCCGACCCTTATAGATCCCCCCTCTCCAGAAAGGGAAACACCTTCAGGATCAAAGATGATCTCACGCTTAAAGAGGTCGAGCGCGCCTATATAGTGCATAAGCTAAAGCGGTGTAAGACATATGAGGAGGCGGCTAGGGAACTTGGTATCGGGCGGACCACATTATGGCGTAAGATCAAAAGGTATGGCATCACCCTTGACGAGGTGATGTGA
- a CDS encoding ribonuclease HI family protein — MRTLKIYVDGASSGNPGEAGYGFLIKDEEDNILTSKSGYIGRTTCNVAEYTALILALQEAMRFKPDHVEIYTDSQLVAEQISGRYRVNSRSLKVLHQKALSLLSGFKGFTVKRIPRSQNKEADKLATSAIRKHRERARDEMGGEG, encoded by the coding sequence ATGAGGACGCTTAAGATCTACGTCGACGGCGCCTCAAGCGGAAATCCGGGTGAAGCGGGATATGGTTTCCTCATCAAAGATGAAGAGGATAATATCCTGACGAGCAAATCGGGATATATCGGTCGGACAACCTGTAACGTGGCCGAATATACGGCTCTGATACTCGCCTTACAGGAAGCGATGAGGTTTAAACCCGATCACGTCGAAATATACACCGATAGTCAACTTGTGGCCGAACAGATATCCGGAAGATATAGGGTTAATTCGAGAAGCCTGAAGGTCCTGCATCAAAAGGCCCTTTCCCTCCTCAGCGGTTTCAAAGGTTTCACCGTTAAAAGGATACCTAGATCCCAGAACAAGGAGGCGGATAAGCTAGCTACCTCGGCGATAAGGAAGCACAGGGAAAGGGCTAGAGACGAAATGGGAGGTGAAGGATGA
- the tatA gene encoding twin-arginine translocase TatA/TatE family subunit — protein MGSIGWSELLVIFLVVLLLFGTKRLPEVGRSLGKAIREFKKAGKELQDDLYTNLDLDEDDDTVSRKSEKQVGQG, from the coding sequence ATGGGCAGCATCGGATGGTCGGAGCTACTGGTTATATTCCTCGTCGTCCTGTTGCTCTTCGGCACCAAAAGGCTCCCTGAGGTTGGAAGATCTCTTGGGAAAGCCATAAGGGAGTTCAAAAAAGCAGGTAAAGAGCTGCAGGACGATCTCTACACGAATCTGGATTTGGATGAGGATGACGATACGGTAAGCCGAAAAAGTGAAAAGCAGGTCGGGCAGGGATGA
- the tatC gene encoding twin-arginine translocase subunit TatC, which translates to MKSRSGRDDVKEMTFLEHLEELRRRIIVCIIAVFVGMVISIWFKDQLLNFLELPLRFRAQRFIGDLLRRATGGRDNSIWNYISLFLRSRSSMRTNVDIIITGPLESFLALLRISLATGTVMAAPVLLYEIWAFVLPALKPHEKRYALPLFALLTFFFIIGAFFAFFVVAPIGLEVFANLWGGYHSGLRNLWTLNRYVTFITKLILGFGAAFELPIVMAFISYIGIIDSNGFRERRRYAIVLIMLLSAFLTPSDVLTMLLMAGPLMALYELGIWFSVLTERRREPLTDG; encoded by the coding sequence GTGAAAAGCAGGTCGGGCAGGGATGACGTTAAGGAGATGACCTTCCTCGAACACCTCGAAGAGCTTAGGCGGAGGATTATCGTCTGTATCATAGCGGTGTTCGTGGGGATGGTCATCAGTATCTGGTTTAAAGATCAGCTTCTCAACTTCCTGGAGCTTCCTCTCAGATTTAGAGCTCAGCGATTTATCGGCGACCTTCTCAGAAGAGCGACCGGTGGTAGGGATAACTCGATATGGAATTATATCTCCCTTTTTCTCAGGTCTCGCTCCTCTATGCGAACGAACGTTGATATTATCATAACAGGACCTCTGGAGAGCTTCCTGGCCCTTCTGAGGATATCGCTGGCGACGGGAACCGTAATGGCGGCGCCGGTGTTGCTCTACGAGATATGGGCCTTCGTTCTGCCGGCCTTAAAACCGCACGAGAAACGATATGCTCTTCCGCTTTTCGCCCTTCTGACCTTCTTCTTCATCATCGGCGCCTTCTTCGCCTTTTTCGTCGTCGCTCCGATAGGGTTAGAAGTGTTCGCAAATTTATGGGGAGGATATCATTCCGGACTGAGGAACCTCTGGACGTTGAACAGGTACGTCACCTTCATCACCAAGTTGATTCTCGGCTTCGGAGCGGCCTTCGAACTTCCGATAGTGATGGCCTTTATCTCATATATCGGAATCATAGATTCCAACGGCTTCAGGGAGAGGAGAAGATACGCCATAGTTTTGATCATGCTTCTCTCCGCCTTTCTGACGCCATCGGATGTTTTGACGATGTTGTTGATGGCGGGGCCGCTGATGGCCCTCTATGAACTGGGAATCTGGTTTTCTGTCCTAACAGAACGTAGACGGGAGCCGCTTACAGATGGCTGA